The following proteins are co-located in the Microbulbifer sp. VAAF005 genome:
- a CDS encoding restriction endonuclease subunit S, whose amino-acid sequence MSQAPISWISFTLKEVTQLQGGKTPAKSNPLYWNDGDIFWASPKDMKVAILNDTFDKISSLALSEGGKLYPKNSILFVVRSGILKHSFPIAVSNIELTVNQDLKVIEPHEHIHGSYLAYTLRAFSQVILSNCSKSGTTVNSIEIPKLENLQLPLAPLAEQKVITGKLDRLLVQVESSKARLQRIPQILKRFRQAVLAAAVSGSLTKNWAAEVKTIGEVCLSAFDGPFGSKLKTADYTDDGVRVARLENIGNLSFDDSKKTFISEEKFKTLTKNKLNVGDVLFSSFVDEEVRVCVFNIENDLYINKADCFCLRPNSEKVNSSYLAYILASSSSYTQIKQQVQGVTRPRINLKILKSLSFNFPPYQQQLEVVHQVEHLFAYADKIEQQVNSALAKVEQLSQSILAKAFRGELTEQWRRDNPDLISGDNSAAALLERIQAERAATKAAPRKRRKTTAA is encoded by the coding sequence ATGAGTCAAGCTCCTATCAGCTGGATCAGTTTCACTTTAAAAGAAGTCACCCAGCTCCAAGGTGGAAAGACTCCTGCAAAATCAAACCCATTATATTGGAATGATGGAGATATTTTTTGGGCATCCCCAAAAGATATGAAGGTAGCTATTCTAAACGATACTTTTGATAAAATTAGCAGTCTTGCTCTAAGTGAAGGGGGGAAATTATACCCCAAAAACAGTATTTTATTCGTAGTTCGAAGTGGAATACTTAAACATTCTTTTCCTATTGCGGTGAGTAACATCGAGCTTACAGTCAATCAGGACCTAAAAGTTATAGAGCCTCACGAACATATACATGGAAGTTACTTAGCGTATACACTTCGTGCATTTTCCCAAGTCATACTTTCAAATTGTTCTAAATCTGGAACAACAGTTAATAGTATTGAAATTCCAAAATTAGAAAATTTACAACTTCCACTTGCCCCATTAGCCGAACAAAAAGTAATCACCGGAAAACTCGATCGCTTACTGGTGCAGGTGGAGAGCAGCAAAGCCCGCCTGCAACGCATCCCGCAGATCCTAAAACGCTTTCGCCAAGCGGTATTGGCAGCGGCGGTTAGTGGGAGCCTGACAAAAAACTGGGCTGCTGAAGTTAAAACGATTGGTGAAGTATGCCTTTCAGCATTCGATGGTCCATTTGGCTCAAAGCTCAAAACTGCCGATTACACTGATGACGGGGTGAGAGTTGCTAGGCTAGAAAATATAGGTAATCTCAGCTTTGACGATTCAAAAAAGACATTTATCAGTGAAGAAAAGTTCAAAACTCTCACTAAAAATAAGCTAAATGTTGGAGATGTCTTATTTTCTTCTTTCGTTGATGAGGAAGTAAGAGTTTGTGTTTTCAATATTGAGAACGACCTGTATATAAATAAAGCAGACTGTTTTTGTCTGCGGCCAAATAGTGAAAAGGTAAACTCCTCTTACTTGGCTTATATTCTAGCTAGCTCTAGCTCATATACACAGATAAAGCAGCAGGTTCAGGGAGTAACACGTCCTCGCATTAACCTGAAGATACTAAAATCGCTAAGCTTTAACTTTCCGCCTTATCAACAGCAGTTAGAAGTAGTACATCAAGTAGAACACCTCTTCGCCTACGCCGATAAAATCGAACAGCAGGTGAATAGCGCCCTGGCCAAGGTGGAGCAGCTTAGCCAATCGATTCTGGCCAAGGCGTTTAGGGGCGAGCTGACCGAGCAGTGGCGCCGCGACAATCCTGACCTGATTAGTGGCGACAACAGCGCCGCCGCCCTGCTGGAACGAATCCAAGCCGAGCGCGCCGCCACCAAAGCGGCTCCGCGCAAGCGCCGCAAAACCACAGCCGCCTAA
- the hsdR gene encoding type I restriction-modification system endonuclease, which yields MSAIDLTQSKNFAFLAEHDPLFVQLACAAERAFSSDPNTTLIKLRQLGEALAQHIASISGVAFTEQTTQLELVERLGRELNFEPAVRQLFRTLRVEGNRATHQFKTRHKEAMDGLRVARCLAVWFHRAFGRNGAQFKAGRFQAPEDPSKDLHQLHEKIAQLRSELTEANVQLDSSQKLNDLIAQEKSDYESLALAMDEEARANAAQVAAHEQALQETKRGYEDKIQALQKQLTASEAKERVGQRKEAVRKTRAVKLDLDLDEDLTRILIDRQLTDAGWEVDTEELRYAKGARPEKGINRAIAEWPTNKGRADYVLFVGLMPIAVVEAKRKNKNVAGKIPQAEGYSRNIVIQAPLTSAWEFAGRTIAWPDNHSGHYLVPFVYSGNGRPYLPQIQELSGIWFRDVRSPRNRAHALPNFHSPQGLLDRLQRSKQDAEDQLKREPFGYLKLRDYQEKAILAAEAAITSGQRRALLAMATGTGKTRTVIGLMYRLLKAERFNRILFLVDRTALGEQAQDAFKEAPLEQNHPISKIYNLAELGDMAVEAETRIQVATVQAMVSRLFASETPPTVDHYDCLIVDEAHRGYTLDQEMTEGELATRDASQYLSSYRRVLDYFDAVKVGLTATPAKHTSEIFGKPVYTYSYREAVADDWLIDHEPPIRYQTLLSKNGITFAPGSTVETVDTQTGEIDSAELEDELHFDVDAFNRRVINENFDRVICEQLAQELDPLGGEKTLIFCTTDSHADRVKSLLDQAFGDYCGDDYNQAAVAKITGQSPSVKQLIRQYKNERYPNIAITVDLLSTGIDVPKICNLVFMRRVRSRILYEQMIGRATRRCDEIGKTVFRIYDPVDIYAALQNVNTMKPLVKDPNITLEQLAGELTDPEQLQRALQSPGEPGMDSQADVVLSQLSQKLMRVLRKAENSAEKRPALREKLNELEQSWGVPAKSLHSHLHGLGPHKAAEFLNQHGGLLHQLAEVKALLGSERHPVISTHADEVLERSQGYGEHSKPEVYLDSFTRFIGEQINESAAITVVAKRPRDLTRAQLKEIKLLLDSHGYTEAKLQAAVRSQTNRDIAASIIGHIRRAALGEALVPFAQRVAAAMEKIYARHPWKTAQRRWLERLAKQLTHEVIIDRDTIDKLPAFQGGARQLDKVLDDQLDTVLEELNMAVWATPKPVPA from the coding sequence GTGTCAGCGATAGACCTCACTCAGAGCAAAAACTTTGCCTTCCTCGCCGAACACGACCCCCTTTTTGTTCAATTAGCCTGCGCCGCCGAGCGCGCCTTCAGCAGCGATCCCAATACCACCCTGATCAAGCTGCGCCAGCTGGGGGAAGCGCTCGCCCAGCATATCGCCAGCATCAGTGGAGTGGCATTTACTGAGCAAACCACACAGCTGGAACTGGTGGAACGGCTGGGGCGCGAGCTCAACTTTGAGCCGGCGGTGCGGCAGCTGTTTCGCACCCTGCGCGTCGAGGGCAACCGCGCCACGCACCAGTTCAAAACCCGGCACAAAGAGGCCATGGATGGCCTGCGTGTAGCCCGCTGTCTGGCCGTTTGGTTTCACCGCGCCTTTGGCCGCAACGGTGCTCAATTTAAAGCGGGCCGTTTCCAGGCCCCCGAGGACCCCAGTAAAGATCTCCACCAACTGCACGAAAAAATCGCACAGCTGCGCAGCGAGCTGACAGAGGCCAACGTACAGCTCGACTCCAGCCAAAAGCTCAACGACTTGATCGCCCAGGAGAAGTCCGACTACGAGTCCCTGGCCCTGGCCATGGATGAAGAGGCGCGCGCCAATGCCGCTCAGGTCGCCGCTCACGAACAGGCCCTGCAAGAGACCAAGCGCGGCTACGAAGACAAAATCCAGGCGTTGCAAAAACAGCTGACTGCAAGCGAGGCCAAAGAGAGGGTCGGCCAGCGCAAAGAAGCCGTGCGCAAAACCAGGGCGGTAAAGCTCGACCTCGATCTCGACGAAGATCTCACCCGCATCCTGATCGACCGACAACTCACCGATGCCGGCTGGGAGGTAGATACAGAGGAACTCAGATACGCCAAAGGCGCACGCCCAGAGAAAGGTATCAATAGGGCCATCGCCGAATGGCCGACTAACAAAGGGCGTGCAGACTATGTGCTGTTTGTCGGCCTGATGCCCATCGCGGTAGTGGAAGCAAAGCGGAAAAATAAAAATGTTGCCGGCAAGATTCCCCAGGCCGAAGGTTACAGCCGCAATATCGTTATACAAGCGCCGCTCACCAGTGCCTGGGAGTTTGCCGGGCGCACCATTGCTTGGCCAGACAACCACAGCGGCCACTATTTAGTACCGTTTGTCTACTCCGGCAATGGGCGCCCCTACCTGCCACAGATACAGGAATTGTCCGGTATCTGGTTTCGGGATGTACGCAGCCCCAGAAATCGCGCCCACGCCCTGCCCAATTTCCACAGCCCCCAGGGCCTGCTCGATCGACTCCAGCGCAGCAAACAGGACGCCGAAGATCAACTCAAGCGGGAACCTTTTGGCTACCTCAAACTGCGCGATTACCAGGAAAAAGCCATTCTCGCCGCAGAAGCTGCGATAACTTCCGGCCAACGCCGCGCCCTGTTGGCCATGGCCACCGGCACCGGCAAAACCCGCACCGTGATCGGCCTGATGTACCGCCTGCTCAAAGCCGAACGCTTTAACCGCATCCTGTTTTTAGTGGACCGCACCGCTCTGGGCGAGCAGGCCCAGGATGCCTTTAAGGAAGCGCCGCTGGAGCAGAACCACCCCATCTCCAAAATTTATAACCTGGCCGAGCTGGGTGATATGGCCGTCGAGGCGGAAACCCGCATCCAGGTCGCCACCGTGCAGGCCATGGTGAGCCGCCTGTTCGCCAGTGAAACGCCCCCCACCGTAGATCACTACGACTGCCTGATCGTGGACGAAGCCCACCGAGGCTACACCCTCGACCAGGAGATGACTGAAGGCGAACTGGCCACCCGCGATGCCAGCCAATATCTATCCAGCTACCGCCGCGTGCTGGACTATTTTGACGCGGTGAAAGTAGGCCTCACCGCCACTCCCGCCAAACACACCAGCGAAATTTTCGGCAAGCCGGTATACACCTACTCCTACCGCGAGGCTGTTGCCGATGACTGGCTGATCGACCACGAGCCCCCCATTCGCTACCAAACCCTGCTCAGTAAAAACGGCATCACCTTTGCGCCCGGCAGCACCGTGGAAACGGTGGACACCCAAACCGGTGAAATAGACAGCGCCGAACTGGAAGACGAACTGCACTTCGACGTGGACGCCTTTAACCGCCGCGTGATTAACGAAAACTTTGACCGGGTGATCTGCGAGCAACTGGCGCAGGAGCTGGACCCGCTCGGCGGGGAGAAAACCCTGATTTTCTGTACCACTGACAGCCACGCCGACAGAGTCAAAAGCTTGCTGGACCAAGCTTTTGGCGACTATTGCGGCGACGACTACAACCAGGCCGCCGTGGCCAAAATTACCGGGCAAAGTCCCAGCGTCAAACAGTTAATTCGCCAGTATAAAAACGAGCGCTACCCCAATATCGCCATCACCGTCGACCTGCTCAGCACCGGCATCGACGTACCCAAAATCTGCAACCTGGTCTTTATGCGCCGGGTGCGCTCGCGCATTCTCTACGAACAGATGATCGGCCGCGCCACCCGCCGCTGCGATGAAATCGGCAAAACCGTCTTTCGCATCTACGACCCCGTAGATATTTACGCAGCGCTGCAAAACGTCAACACCATGAAACCCCTGGTCAAAGACCCCAATATCACCCTGGAGCAGTTGGCCGGCGAACTCACCGACCCAGAGCAACTGCAGCGCGCCCTACAGAGCCCCGGCGAACCGGGCATGGACAGCCAGGCCGATGTGGTCCTGAGCCAGCTCAGCCAAAAACTCATGCGGGTATTGCGCAAAGCGGAGAACAGCGCAGAGAAGCGCCCGGCCCTGCGGGAAAAGCTCAATGAATTGGAACAGAGCTGGGGTGTCCCCGCCAAATCCCTGCACAGCCACCTGCACGGCCTCGGCCCACACAAAGCCGCCGAATTTCTCAACCAGCACGGCGGCCTGCTGCATCAGCTGGCCGAAGTGAAAGCCCTGCTCGGCAGCGAGCGCCATCCGGTGATCTCCACACACGCAGATGAAGTCCTCGAACGCAGCCAGGGCTACGGCGAGCACAGCAAGCCCGAAGTCTACCTCGACAGCTTCACCCGTTTTATTGGCGAGCAGATTAACGAGTCCGCCGCCATCACCGTGGTCGCCAAGCGCCCCCGCGACCTCACCCGTGCCCAACTCAAGGAGATCAAGCTGCTGCTGGATAGCCACGGCTACACCGAGGCCAAATTACAGGCCGCCGTGCGCAGCCAGACCAACCGGGATATCGCCGCCAGTATTATCGGCCATATCCGCCGCGCCGCCCTGGGGGAAGCCCTGGTGCCCTTTGCCCAGCGCGTGGCGGCGGCCATGGAGAAAATCTACGCCCGCCACCCCTGGAAAACCGCCCAGCGCCGCTGGCTGGAGCGCCTGGCCAAACAGCTGACCCACGAGGTGATTATCGACCGCGACACCATTGACAAACTGCCCGCCTTCCAGGGCGGCGCCCGCCAGCTGGACAAGGTGCTGGACGACCAGCTCGACACGGTATTAGAGGAGCTGAATATGGCCGTCTGGGCAACCCCCAAGCCGGTGCCAGCATAA
- a CDS encoding SWIM zinc finger family protein produces the protein MNIPIDFRSISQQLPSNSLVRGKDYFRNGKVQEFNVSHDGKTITGRVRGSYASHYKQLIEIVEDPILGGFEIDGECSCPVGYNCKHVAAVLMAAVNEVQKTPRRVSNSTTWEHWQNNVTGKQRELVLDSPAQRDLLYTLDWDDRYSPAHARINVYSARPLKKGGYGKPQREYFHINSSLAISKIDQRIFGLQQLLSQSFFRKTISGEEGALLLRNLLDSGRFFSDIDSLTPIHGGDAVKLELNWEESNNGAQLQLDVPDLPDDWKLIPTEPPCYFSPQEDIIGPIISPVGGGALNDFATMPAISKKEMGSAITFLNSHYGSEHLPTPKSLPIIQVGDSLRPVLTLKSIPIPGEIESIHTANFHIKYGPVVIRAKEILAENRPETNIYSQQDKLYKVERNFHHEIAVLKDLMQWQWSLGANEAGEISLFFDDGETGQTPIERWHDFLNEGIPRLEEAGWIIEFEDDFSLKVHEVEDWEWQTEESDNDWFSLSATVDIEGQPIHLAPLILQYLESGYAAAEEEDILVPLGSDQYIRLPSALFRNLFAVLEEWYDSESQSLKVPRFAMPELPNADSAWQGNKDLKALAKNLQKGPQSVKPPGH, from the coding sequence ATGAACATCCCGATAGATTTTAGAAGCATTTCCCAGCAACTCCCTAGTAATAGCCTGGTTAGGGGAAAAGATTACTTTCGAAACGGCAAAGTTCAGGAATTTAATGTTTCCCACGATGGCAAAACCATCACCGGGAGGGTAAGGGGTTCCTATGCCAGCCACTACAAACAACTTATAGAAATAGTCGAAGACCCTATTTTGGGGGGATTCGAAATTGATGGCGAGTGCTCCTGTCCAGTGGGGTACAACTGCAAACATGTCGCCGCTGTACTGATGGCAGCGGTTAATGAAGTCCAGAAGACACCCAGACGGGTCTCAAATAGTACAACCTGGGAGCATTGGCAAAACAATGTTACAGGGAAACAGCGTGAACTCGTGCTTGATTCACCAGCACAACGAGACCTGCTATATACCTTGGATTGGGATGATCGGTATTCCCCTGCACATGCCAGGATTAATGTCTATTCTGCCCGTCCACTCAAAAAAGGCGGCTATGGTAAGCCCCAGCGAGAATACTTCCATATCAACAGCAGCCTTGCCATATCAAAAATCGACCAGAGAATTTTTGGCCTTCAACAACTGCTGTCACAGTCCTTTTTCAGGAAAACCATATCTGGAGAGGAAGGTGCGCTTCTGTTGAGAAACCTGCTAGACAGTGGACGTTTCTTCAGCGATATCGATTCTCTAACTCCGATTCATGGGGGGGACGCAGTCAAGCTGGAGCTCAACTGGGAAGAAAGTAATAACGGTGCACAGCTGCAATTAGATGTGCCTGACCTTCCCGATGACTGGAAACTAATCCCCACCGAGCCACCTTGCTATTTTTCACCACAAGAAGACATCATTGGTCCTATCATAAGCCCGGTGGGTGGTGGAGCTTTAAATGACTTTGCAACAATGCCAGCCATTTCCAAAAAAGAAATGGGCAGTGCTATTACCTTTCTTAATAGTCACTATGGCAGTGAACATTTACCCACACCAAAATCACTGCCTATTATACAGGTAGGCGATTCACTAAGGCCGGTCTTAACCCTTAAATCGATCCCCATTCCGGGAGAGATTGAAAGTATTCACACGGCCAATTTTCACATTAAGTACGGCCCGGTAGTAATCCGTGCAAAAGAAATACTTGCCGAAAATCGCCCAGAAACTAATATCTACTCTCAACAAGATAAGCTTTATAAAGTGGAGCGAAATTTTCATCACGAAATCGCTGTACTGAAGGATCTTATGCAATGGCAGTGGAGCTTGGGAGCTAATGAAGCCGGTGAGATCTCTCTGTTCTTCGATGATGGCGAAACCGGTCAAACGCCTATTGAGCGCTGGCACGATTTCCTCAACGAGGGTATCCCAAGACTTGAGGAAGCGGGCTGGATAATCGAGTTCGAGGATGATTTTTCATTAAAAGTACACGAGGTTGAAGATTGGGAATGGCAAACAGAAGAGTCTGACAATGACTGGTTTTCCCTGAGTGCTACCGTAGATATTGAAGGTCAACCCATTCACCTGGCGCCGCTAATATTACAGTATTTGGAATCAGGATATGCGGCTGCTGAAGAAGAAGACATATTAGTTCCCCTCGGCTCAGACCAGTATATTCGTCTACCCAGTGCACTATTTCGCAACCTGTTTGCAGTTTTAGAGGAGTGGTATGACAGTGAGTCCCAAAGCCTCAAGGTACCCAGGTTTGCTATGCCGGAGCTGCCCAATGCCGATTCAGCCTGGCAGGGCAATAAAGATCTAAAAGCCCTGGCCAAGAATCTACAAAAGGGCCCGCAAAGTGTAAAACCCCCAGGGCACTGA
- a CDS encoding Fic/DOC family N-terminal domain-containing protein, translating to MNPYTPDALPLKQLDYARLITPVGEANAKLAEYSGLLQGIINPAVMLSPLTQQEAVLSSKIEGTQATVEEVLEQEAGQHFEGRKSADIHEVRNYRKALLLSQQHLQAGRPISLSLLRQLHEILLDNVRGQDKSPGHFRRDQNWIGHAGCTLEQATFVPPNPLQLADHLQHWQEYLQQQDFDVLAQTAIVHAQFELLHPFKDGNGRIGRLLIPLFLYARQRLSSPMFYLSAYLESHREEYYQRLANISRHNDWSGWIQFFLEAITQQAHTNLLQVRRIMALYETTKNQIREITHTQHSPQLLDGIFDQPIFNAADFARRNQINKQTLQGLLRQLSQTQGPLTILRQGQGRTPTIYAFPQLLDICQGAPLPANRKFKSHDQQPYRAETLEPLRRTA from the coding sequence ATGAATCCCTACACGCCCGACGCCCTGCCCCTGAAGCAACTGGATTACGCACGCCTGATTACCCCGGTAGGTGAGGCAAACGCCAAGCTCGCCGAATACAGCGGCCTGCTTCAGGGCATTATCAATCCCGCCGTGATGCTATCGCCCCTGACCCAGCAGGAGGCCGTATTGTCCTCAAAGATTGAGGGCACCCAGGCGACGGTGGAAGAAGTATTGGAGCAAGAGGCCGGGCAGCACTTTGAAGGGCGTAAAAGTGCCGATATTCATGAAGTCCGCAACTACCGCAAAGCCCTGCTGTTATCCCAGCAACACCTACAGGCTGGGCGCCCGATCAGCTTGAGTCTGCTGCGCCAGTTGCACGAAATCCTGCTCGACAATGTGCGCGGGCAGGACAAATCCCCCGGGCACTTCCGCAGGGATCAAAACTGGATTGGCCATGCCGGCTGTACCCTGGAGCAGGCCACCTTTGTGCCCCCCAACCCGTTACAGTTAGCGGACCACCTGCAACACTGGCAGGAATACCTGCAACAACAAGACTTCGATGTACTGGCGCAAACCGCCATAGTGCACGCCCAATTTGAACTGCTGCATCCGTTTAAAGATGGCAATGGACGGATTGGCCGCCTGCTGATTCCCCTATTTCTCTACGCCCGCCAGCGGCTATCGAGCCCCATGTTTTACCTCTCCGCCTACCTGGAATCCCACCGCGAAGAGTATTACCAGCGGCTCGCCAATATCTCCCGCCACAACGACTGGAGCGGCTGGATTCAGTTTTTCCTGGAGGCCATTACCCAACAGGCCCATACCAACCTATTGCAGGTACGGCGCATTATGGCCCTGTACGAGACCACCAAAAACCAGATTCGCGAGATTACCCACACCCAGCACAGCCCGCAGTTATTAGACGGCATCTTCGACCAGCCCATTTTTAATGCCGCCGATTTTGCCCGGCGCAACCAAATCAACAAACAGACCCTGCAGGGGTTGCTGCGCCAACTCAGCCAAACACAGGGGCCCCTGACCATATTGCGTCAGGGCCAGGGCCGCACGCCCACCATTTACGCCTTTCCCCAACTACTCGATATTTGCCAGGGAGCCCCGCTCCCCGCCAACAGGAAGTTTAAAAGCCATGACCAACAACCATATCGTGCAGAAACTCTGGAACCTCTGCGACGTACTGCGTGA
- a CDS encoding C-terminal helicase domain-containing protein, with translation MKKKGLNRSHIEILDALLKLRQICCDPALVKLDKAKKVKQSAKLEALMDILPEMVEEGRKILVFSQFTEMLGKIETALEEQAIPYVKLTGRTRKRQEAIDAFQKGDIPVFLISLKAGGVGLNLTAADTVIHYDPWWNPAVENQATDRAYRIGQDKPVFVYKFICENTVEEKIIDMQAHKQALADAIYSKDGKSAALDSEQWLSLFQD, from the coding sequence ATGAAAAAGAAAGGGCTCAACCGATCTCATATCGAAATATTGGATGCCCTATTAAAGCTGCGACAAATTTGCTGCGACCCCGCACTGGTCAAACTGGACAAGGCAAAAAAGGTTAAACAATCGGCCAAGCTGGAAGCACTGATGGACATCCTCCCGGAAATGGTGGAGGAAGGCCGCAAGATACTTGTATTCTCCCAATTTACCGAAATGCTCGGCAAGATTGAAACCGCCCTTGAAGAACAGGCAATACCCTATGTAAAACTCACCGGGCGCACGCGCAAACGCCAGGAAGCGATTGACGCTTTCCAGAAGGGTGATATTCCCGTATTCCTGATCAGCCTGAAAGCCGGAGGCGTCGGCCTAAACCTTACCGCTGCCGATACGGTCATTCACTACGATCCCTGGTGGAATCCGGCAGTAGAAAACCAGGCAACCGACCGCGCATATCGTATCGGCCAGGACAAACCGGTCTTTGTGTATAAATTTATCTGTGAGAATACCGTCGAAGAAAAAATCATCGATATGCAAGCGCACAAGCAGGCGCTGGCAGATGCGATTTACAGTAAAGATGGGAAAAGTGCTGCCTTGGATTCGGAGCAGTGGTTGTCACTGTTCCAGGATTAA
- a CDS encoding N-6 DNA methylase, protein MTNNHIVQKLWNLCDVLRDDGINYSDYVTELVLLLFIKMVHENTESGALKEHPLPEGCRWTDLNRQSGINLLNDYKRILLALSTGRHASGDIAHEDPLISAIYADAQTRLREPRHLEQMIKSLDQIDWFSAQKDGLGDLYEGLLQKNATETKSGAGQYFTPRVLIDAMVRCVKPEAGEVIQDPAAGTGGFLIAADRYIKDHTDDLFDLDAKAQHFQKNKAFIGIELVPSTRRLALMNCLLHGMEGDAEGVVHLGNALGQAGASLEPVDIVLANPPFGTAKGGEASISRDDLTYKTSNKQLAFVQHIYRTLKPGGCAAVVLPDNVLFEAGVGTEIRRDLMHKCNLHTILRLPTGIFYAAGVKTNVLFFNKGSAKDPYQEENCTQHTWVYDLRTNMPSFGKRNPFKEEHLKPFEKCYGKKPDGTSKRSEGDWSFCAESNGSDKGAEQTIENSRWRRFSRDWIAEQKGDSLDISWLKDADSVDASALPEPAELAGEAMGELVQALGELDGLMRELGAGEEANNQHSLLSQITNEAKQ, encoded by the coding sequence ATGACCAACAACCATATCGTGCAGAAACTCTGGAACCTCTGCGACGTACTGCGTGACGACGGTATCAACTACTCCGACTATGTCACCGAACTGGTGCTGCTGCTGTTTATCAAGATGGTGCACGAGAACACCGAGAGCGGCGCCCTCAAGGAGCACCCGCTGCCGGAAGGCTGCCGCTGGACCGATCTCAACCGCCAGTCCGGTATCAACCTGTTGAACGACTACAAGCGCATACTGCTCGCCCTGTCCACCGGACGCCACGCCAGCGGCGATATCGCCCACGAGGACCCGCTGATCAGCGCCATTTACGCCGATGCCCAGACCCGTCTGCGCGAGCCCCGCCACCTGGAGCAGATGATCAAATCCCTCGACCAGATCGACTGGTTCAGCGCGCAGAAAGACGGCCTCGGCGACCTCTACGAGGGCCTGTTGCAGAAGAACGCCACCGAGACCAAATCCGGCGCCGGCCAGTACTTCACCCCCCGCGTCCTAATCGACGCCATGGTGCGCTGTGTCAAACCCGAGGCCGGCGAAGTGATCCAGGACCCCGCCGCCGGCACCGGCGGCTTTTTGATTGCCGCCGACCGCTATATCAAAGACCACACCGACGACCTCTTCGACCTGGATGCCAAGGCCCAGCACTTCCAGAAAAACAAGGCGTTTATTGGCATCGAGCTGGTCCCCAGTACCCGCCGCCTGGCCCTGATGAACTGCCTGCTGCACGGCATGGAGGGCGATGCCGAAGGCGTGGTGCACCTGGGCAATGCCCTCGGCCAGGCCGGCGCCAGCCTGGAGCCGGTGGATATCGTGCTGGCCAACCCGCCGTTTGGCACCGCCAAGGGCGGCGAAGCCAGTATCAGCCGCGACGACCTCACCTATAAAACCAGCAACAAGCAGCTGGCCTTTGTGCAGCATATTTACCGCACCCTCAAGCCCGGCGGCTGCGCCGCCGTGGTACTGCCGGATAACGTCCTGTTTGAAGCGGGCGTGGGCACCGAAATCCGCCGCGACCTGATGCACAAGTGCAACCTGCACACCATTTTGCGCCTGCCCACCGGCATCTTTTATGCCGCCGGGGTGAAAACCAATGTGCTGTTTTTTAACAAGGGTTCCGCCAAAGACCCCTACCAGGAGGAAAACTGCACCCAACATACCTGGGTCTACGACCTCCGCACCAATATGCCCAGCTTCGGCAAGCGCAATCCGTTTAAAGAGGAACACTTAAAACCGTTTGAAAAGTGCTACGGCAAAAAGCCCGATGGCACCAGCAAACGCAGCGAGGGCGACTGGTCTTTCTGTGCTGAAAGTAATGGGAGTGATAAGGGTGCCGAACAGACCATAGAAAACAGCCGCTGGCGCCGCTTCTCCCGCGACTGGATCGCCGAGCAAAAAGGCGATTCCCTGGATATTAGCTGGCTAAAAGATGCCGACAGTGTCGATGCCAGTGCGCTGCCGGAGCCGGCGGAGTTGGCTGGTGAGGCTATGGGGGAGCTGGTGCAGGCCTTGGGGGAATTGGACGGGTTAATGCGGGAGTTGGGGGCAGGGGAAGAAGCAAATAATCAACACTCACTATTGTCTCAAATAACCAACGAGGCAAAACAATGA
- a CDS encoding SNF2-related protein — MKAQLRPYQQAGFEWLQHLRKLDMNGILADDMGLGKTLQGLAHILKEKESRRLTAPALVVVPTSLVGNWLNEALRFTPTLKALLLHGSERHENFSLIPESDLVITTYPLIVRDSEILKEYDFHLLILDEAQVIKNPKSKAAQLLRTLSAKHKMCMTGTPLENHLGELWALFDYLMPGFLHSQKRFNGLYRTPIEKQANEHKQVTLNQRISPFILRRTKQEVATELPQKQKLSSELLSIPPKPRFTKPYAR, encoded by the coding sequence CTGAAAGCACAATTACGCCCCTACCAGCAAGCGGGTTTTGAATGGCTGCAACACCTGCGCAAGCTCGATATGAATGGTATTTTGGCCGACGACATGGGCCTGGGTAAAACCTTGCAGGGATTGGCTCATATTCTCAAAGAAAAAGAGAGCCGCCGCTTAACCGCCCCCGCCCTGGTGGTTGTACCCACCAGCTTGGTGGGTAACTGGCTCAACGAAGCCCTGCGCTTTACTCCAACATTAAAAGCGCTACTACTTCACGGCAGTGAGCGGCATGAGAATTTCTCACTCATTCCCGAGTCTGATCTGGTGATAACCACCTACCCGTTGATTGTTCGAGATAGTGAAATATTAAAAGAGTATGATTTTCATCTATTGATTCTCGATGAAGCCCAGGTGATTAAAAATCCCAAATCAAAAGCGGCACAATTACTCCGTACCCTAAGTGCAAAGCACAAAATGTGCATGACAGGAACGCCACTGGAAAACCACTTGGGCGAGCTGTGGGCACTGTTTGACTACCTGATGCCCGGTTTCCTGCACAGCCAGAAAAGGTTTAATGGGCTTTATCGAACCCCCATTGAGAAGCAGGCTAATGAGCACAAACAAGTGACTCTGAACCAGAGAATCTCCCCATTTATTTTACGCCGCACCAAGCAGGAAGTTGCCACTGAACTCCCCCAAAAACAGAAATTATCCAGCGAGTTACTTTCGATACCGCCCAAGCCGCGCTTTACGAAACCGTACGCTCGGTAA